In Comamonadaceae bacterium OS-1, a single window of DNA contains:
- the rplL gene encoding 50S ribosomal protein L7/L12, translating to MACPQLKKLEIKMAFDKDAFLTALDSMTVLELNDLVKAIEEKFGVSAAAMAGPAAAAGPAAAAEEKTEFNVVLVEAGAQKVSVIKAVREITGLGLKEAKDLVDGAPKAVKEGISKADADAAMKKLVDAGAKVELK from the coding sequence ATGGCCTGTCCCCAACTGAAAAAACTGGAAATCAAAATGGCATTCGATAAAGACGCATTTTTGACCGCGCTTGACAGCATGACGGTCCTGGAACTCAACGACCTGGTGAAAGCCATCGAAGAGAAATTTGGCGTGAGCGCAGCTGCAATGGCAGGCCCTGCCGCCGCTGCTGGCCCTGCCGCCGCTGCGGAAGAAAAGACCGAATTTAACGTCGTTCTGGTGGAAGCCGGTGCACAAAAGGTGTCGGTCATTAAGGCTGTTCGCGAAATCACCGGCCTGGGTTTGAAAGAAGCCAAGGACCTGGTTGATGGCGCCCCTAAGGCCGTCAAGGAAGGCATCTCTAAGGCTGACGCTGATGCAGCCATGAAGAAGCTGGTCGATGCTGGCGCTAAAGTCGAACTGAAGTAA
- the rplJ gene encoding 50S ribosomal protein L10 — translation MSLNRSEKEAVITDVTSLAAKAQTLVMAEYRGITVADMTKLRSAARSNGVTLSVLKNTLARRAVAGSAFEIVSDQMTGPLIYGFSVDAVAAAKVVAEFSKTNDKLVIRGGAFGGKVLDVNGVKQLASIPSKEVLLAQLLGLMQSPISRTARVLAALATQKGAGSTEPAVEAAPEAAAEVAPA, via the coding sequence TTGAGTCTTAATCGCAGTGAGAAAGAAGCGGTCATTACCGATGTGACCAGCCTCGCCGCTAAAGCTCAAACGCTCGTGATGGCGGAATACCGTGGTATCACGGTCGCTGACATGACCAAATTGCGCTCAGCAGCGCGTAGCAATGGCGTGACCTTAAGCGTGTTGAAGAACACCTTGGCCCGCCGTGCTGTCGCAGGCAGTGCTTTTGAAATCGTGTCCGACCAGATGACCGGTCCGCTGATCTATGGCTTTTCTGTGGATGCCGTAGCTGCTGCCAAAGTAGTAGCTGAATTCTCGAAGACCAACGACAAGTTGGTGATTCGGGGCGGTGCATTCGGTGGGAAAGTTCTGGACGTGAACGGCGTTAAGCAACTGGCAAGCATTCCTTCCAAGGAAGTTTTGTTGGCACAGTTGTTGGGCTTGATGCAGTCCCCTATTTCGCGGACAGCACGTGTGCTGGCAGCGTTGGCGACACAAAAAGGCGCGGGTTCTACCGAACCAGCAGTCGAAGCGGCCCCAGAAGCGGCTGCCGAGGTTGCTCCGGCGTAA
- the rplA gene encoding 50S ribosomal protein L1, which produces MSKLTKKQKAFAGKIDSTKLYPLADALVIIKECANAKFDESIDVAVQLGIDAKKSDQVVRGAVVLPNGTGKTKRVAVFAQGTKAEEAKAAGADIVGMDDLAAMIKAGDMPFDIVIAAPDAMRVVGTLGQILGPRGLMPNPKVGTVTPDVATAVKNAKAGQVQFRVDKAGIVHSTIGRRSFDSDKLQGNLAALIDALTKAKPASSKGLYLRKVAVSSTMGVGVRVDTQTIAA; this is translated from the coding sequence ATGTCCAAGCTGACCAAAAAACAAAAAGCCTTTGCAGGCAAGATCGACAGCACCAAGCTGTATCCATTGGCTGATGCCTTGGTGATCATCAAAGAGTGTGCCAACGCCAAGTTCGATGAGTCTATCGACGTGGCCGTGCAACTCGGCATTGATGCCAAGAAGTCTGACCAAGTGGTGCGTGGCGCTGTCGTGTTGCCTAACGGTACCGGTAAGACCAAGCGTGTTGCTGTGTTCGCCCAAGGTACCAAAGCTGAAGAAGCCAAGGCTGCTGGTGCCGACATCGTCGGCATGGACGATCTGGCTGCCATGATCAAAGCGGGCGATATGCCTTTTGACATCGTGATTGCTGCTCCTGATGCCATGCGCGTTGTGGGTACTTTGGGTCAGATTCTGGGCCCACGTGGCCTGATGCCTAACCCTAAGGTTGGTACGGTTACGCCCGATGTTGCTACGGCCGTCAAGAACGCCAAAGCAGGTCAGGTCCAGTTCCGCGTCGACAAGGCCGGCATTGTGCACAGCACCATTGGCCGTCGTTCGTTCGACTCCGACAAGTTGCAAGGCAACTTGGCTGCGTTGATCGATGCCTTGACCAAAGCCAAGCCTGCGTCCAGCAAAGGCCTGTATTTACGTAAAGTGGCGGTTTCGAGCACGATGGGTGTGGGCGTTCGCGTCGACACACAAACCATCGCAGCGTAA
- the rplK gene encoding 50S ribosomal protein L11, whose translation MAKKIVGFIKLQVPAGKANPSPPIGPALGQRGLNIMEFCKAFNAQTQGVEPGLPLPVVITAFADKSFTFIIKTPPATVLIKKAIKLDKGSSTPHSAKVGKITRAQLEEIAKTKMKDMTAADLDAAVRTIAGTARSMGVNVEGV comes from the coding sequence ATGGCGAAAAAAATCGTCGGTTTTATCAAGCTGCAAGTACCAGCCGGTAAAGCCAACCCATCCCCCCCCATCGGCCCTGCACTGGGTCAACGTGGCCTGAACATCATGGAGTTCTGCAAGGCATTCAATGCGCAGACCCAAGGTGTTGAGCCAGGTCTGCCACTGCCAGTGGTGATCACTGCATTTGCAGATAAGAGCTTTACCTTCATCATCAAAACACCGCCAGCGACTGTTTTGATCAAGAAAGCCATCAAGCTCGACAAGGGTTCTTCGACACCGCACAGCGCGAAAGTCGGCAAGATCACCCGCGCCCAGCTCGAAGAAATTGCAAAGACCAAGATGAAAGATATGACGGCCGCCGATCTGGATGCCGCCGTTCGTACCATCGCTGGTACCGCCCGGTCTATGGGTGTGAATGTGGAGGGCGTGTAA